A part of Halobacillus shinanisalinarum genomic DNA contains:
- a CDS encoding FMN-binding glutamate synthase family protein — protein sequence MNVANITTIIGFATCALILLILIAIGIYLYSVDRTQKMHPILRNYPIIGRARYFFQQIGPEMRSYLFNNDREGTPFSRNDYEHIKNKAKYKRDVFGYGSQRDFEKEGYYVRNSMFPKLTEELKMDRETKVTTDRYLLIKEPLFTQKKEELEQDESPVYLLDEEDAIVIGEKAKNPFFVRGQIGMSAMSYGSLGDRAITTLSEGLGIAKGTWMNTGEGGLSDYHLKGGVDIIMQIGPGLFGVRDKEGNFSWDALKEKSEIPEVKAFEVKLGQGAKTRGGHIDAEKVTEEIARIRMVEPFKSIDSPNRFREFSDFPSLFDFIDQVREHSGKPVGMKVVIGSSHEAEELAKHIKDTGKSPDFITVDGGEGGTGASYQELADSVGLPIRSALPLVDHALKKYGVRNQVKIIASGKLVSPDRIAIALAMGADLVNIARGFMITVGCIQALQCASNACPVGVATTDPELQKGLVIDEKKWRTANYVITMRKGLFRIAAAAGLDSPIHFKRKHIVYNDEKGRVWSLDDMYQSIVEQEEKVE from the coding sequence GTGAATGTAGCTAACATCACGACAATCATCGGCTTTGCTACGTGTGCACTCATTTTGCTAATACTCATTGCAATTGGAATCTATTTATACTCAGTTGATCGCACTCAAAAAATGCATCCCATTCTTCGTAATTATCCAATAATCGGACGGGCCAGGTACTTTTTCCAGCAAATTGGCCCGGAAATGCGTTCGTACCTATTTAACAATGACCGAGAAGGGACACCTTTTTCCCGAAATGATTATGAACATATTAAGAATAAGGCAAAGTATAAACGTGATGTCTTTGGTTATGGATCACAGAGAGATTTTGAAAAAGAAGGCTATTATGTTAGGAATTCAATGTTTCCCAAGCTGACCGAAGAATTAAAGATGGACCGGGAAACGAAGGTAACCACAGACCGCTATCTGTTGATCAAGGAACCTTTATTTACCCAGAAAAAGGAAGAGTTAGAGCAGGATGAATCCCCAGTTTATTTGCTCGATGAGGAAGATGCCATAGTGATTGGAGAAAAGGCGAAAAACCCCTTTTTCGTCAGAGGTCAAATTGGTATGTCGGCAATGAGTTACGGGTCCCTGGGCGACCGTGCGATTACAACCTTATCAGAGGGGCTCGGGATTGCTAAAGGAACATGGATGAATACTGGAGAAGGCGGGCTTTCTGATTATCATTTAAAGGGCGGCGTTGATATTATCATGCAAATCGGTCCCGGTTTATTTGGGGTCAGGGACAAAGAGGGTAATTTTAGCTGGGATGCCTTAAAGGAAAAAAGTGAAATTCCTGAAGTGAAAGCATTTGAAGTTAAATTGGGTCAAGGTGCGAAAACCCGCGGCGGTCACATTGATGCCGAGAAAGTAACAGAAGAAATTGCAAGAATTCGAATGGTAGAACCGTTTAAATCGATCGATAGTCCGAACCGTTTTCGAGAATTCAGTGATTTCCCTTCATTATTTGATTTTATTGACCAGGTTCGGGAGCATTCAGGAAAGCCAGTGGGTATGAAAGTCGTTATAGGCAGTAGTCATGAAGCTGAAGAATTGGCAAAACATATTAAGGATACTGGAAAAAGCCCTGATTTTATTACCGTCGATGGCGGGGAAGGCGGGACAGGCGCCTCCTACCAGGAGTTGGCTGACAGTGTCGGTTTACCCATTAGGTCTGCACTGCCTTTAGTGGATCATGCCCTAAAAAAATATGGGGTACGTAATCAAGTGAAAATCATTGCCTCTGGAAAGCTAGTCTCACCAGATCGAATCGCGATTGCACTGGCCATGGGAGCTGATCTGGTTAATATAGCACGAGGATTTATGATTACAGTTGGCTGTATCCAGGCCCTCCAATGCGCATCGAATGCTTGTCCAGTTGGGGTAGCCACAACAGATCCTGAATTACAAAAAGGGCTCGTCATTGACGAAAAGAAATGGCGAACAGCGAATTATGTTATTACGATGCGAAAGGGATTATTTCGGATTGCTGCTGCGGCAGGGTTAGATTCCCCTATTCATTTTAAGCGTAAACACATTGTTTATAATGATGAAAAAGGTAGAGTGTGGTCACTGGATGATATGTATCAATCCATTGTTGAACAAGAAGAGAAGGTTGAGTAG
- the hisC gene encoding histidinol-phosphate transaminase, translating into MIQPRSQINQIAMYSPGKPVEELKREKGLSKIIKMASNENPFGYSPLAAEAIQSEMKELPFYPEVTSPILAEKLANRLEVSPDQIIFGSGSDEVIRLLSRTYINEGDEVVMAGVTFPRYKTNVVIEGGVPVEIDMQNGTHDLDAMYQAINEKTKMVFVCNPNNPTGTIVEKEALRRFIEKVPSHVMLVMDEAYYEYADSSQYLETLPLLNQYENMVILRTFSKVYGLAALRIGYGLMSSEMVSHLRKVKEPFNVNRLAEAAASASLDDDEFMHESINLNREGREYLNNSFDHMNLGYFPTQTNFIMVDVGAPAEEVYEYLLDEGIIIRPGHLMGYPTMIRVTIGKKEDNQRFIECLQAYLEKKNANVNQS; encoded by the coding sequence ATGATTCAGCCACGTTCGCAAATTAACCAAATTGCTATGTATTCTCCGGGAAAGCCGGTTGAAGAATTGAAACGAGAGAAAGGGCTCTCGAAAATTATCAAGATGGCTTCGAATGAAAATCCATTCGGCTACTCTCCGCTTGCTGCAGAAGCTATACAAAGTGAAATGAAGGAGCTCCCGTTTTATCCCGAAGTGACGTCACCAATACTCGCTGAAAAATTAGCAAACAGGCTTGAGGTTTCCCCTGATCAAATCATATTTGGCAGTGGATCAGATGAGGTGATCCGCTTGTTATCAAGAACATATATAAATGAAGGCGATGAGGTCGTCATGGCCGGAGTCACGTTTCCACGGTACAAAACCAATGTGGTGATAGAAGGAGGGGTGCCGGTCGAAATCGATATGCAAAATGGAACACATGATTTGGACGCCATGTATCAGGCCATAAATGAGAAAACGAAGATGGTATTTGTGTGTAATCCAAATAACCCGACAGGAACGATTGTGGAAAAAGAAGCGCTTAGAAGGTTTATTGAAAAGGTACCCTCCCATGTCATGCTGGTTATGGACGAGGCTTACTATGAATACGCCGACTCCTCTCAATACTTGGAAACATTGCCGCTATTGAATCAATACGAAAATATGGTGATTTTAAGGACTTTTTCTAAGGTCTATGGACTTGCCGCATTGCGGATTGGTTATGGGCTTATGTCTTCTGAAATGGTTAGCCATTTACGTAAAGTGAAGGAACCTTTTAATGTGAATAGACTGGCCGAGGCGGCTGCCTCTGCTTCTCTTGACGATGATGAGTTCATGCATGAAAGTATCAATCTCAATCGGGAAGGCCGCGAATACTTGAATAATAGTTTTGATCACATGAACTTAGGCTATTTCCCGACACAAACCAACTTTATCATGGTCGATGTAGGGGCTCCGGCTGAAGAAGTGTATGAATATCTTCTCGATGAGGGGATTATCATTCGTCCAGGCCATTTGATGGGTTATCCGACGATGATTCGTGTCACGATTGGAAAAAAAGAAGATAATCAACGGTTTATTGAATGCTTGCAAGCCTATTTAGAGAAAAAGAACGCAAATGTCAATCAGTCTTAA